The following coding sequences are from one Cervus canadensis isolate Bull #8, Minnesota chromosome 4, ASM1932006v1, whole genome shotgun sequence window:
- the BRME1 gene encoding break repair meiotic recombinase recruitment factor 1 isoform X1 encodes MSKRKKLRTSGREGLHLPKLPKNPRIEDSDRATSQSSMLDYLHHPEESEGGSGLTPSAEQSGEEPGQAASSSPDNEADAPSRLLGQPEKEPVPLAPSQNSVGRFVPQFAKPRKTVTRQAERRAEGLGTGVFSSGTLPELSAQQTRSQPQDESPGLALQEARDAGHQTQADGPCTEPSGLSPVTPGPSDVGPQPSVSTSASPESGMVPSASERAGQDHLSEPRTSVPKGGSTEEGWAPGNHGQKGPLPGSDAEETEPEREAPQQGGTPGLAGADLLEGQREEGGSLLGPPRPLQTLGREAEWSWSGPRCPPLGTIVIADVNTDPAEPEHRALRGAGPDGEVSARVPTSPSGKAPDAGHSRALLSCTPLTGVTGGGRGEAQREDEPPDDILGCFAAFLPLLHETQEPTLGAGDPSPSALETGPDGGQSQVPGPDQEGLGGVCSQPWLSQPTGEKAAERGSPSHKQDLKGLSLSPRACAASMDQEAVGGPPQDAGAGQGNPDTPTGPVGQPWRPADSSKQAIWEGSPAMELDFLPDSQIQDALEAHGFEAPPEQLFPAGGELDPCWPGTDPRADRGSLAEAQPRTRVGIKSCEAASMEDATETVCGLVMELSNLNRLIMSAHRDLETFKRVSYYRKAKPAGKAPTPYTAKGAGTLARGEQSWRDL; translated from the exons GAAGGGAAGGACTCCATCTTCCGAAACTTCCAAAGAACCCAAGGATAGAAGACTCTGACAGGGCCACCAGCCAGAGTTCCATGTTAGACTATTTGCATCACCCTGAAGAATCAGAAGGCGGATCAGGACTCACTCCCTCTGCAGAGCAGAGTGGGGAGGAACCAGGACAGGCAGCCTCCAG CTCTCCTGATAATGAAGCAGAtgctccctccaggctccttgggCAGCCGGAAAAGGAGCCAGTGCCCCTTGCTCCTTCCCAG AACTCAGTGGGGAGGTTCGTCCCCCAGTTTGCAAAACCCAGGAAGACAGTGACGAGACAAgcagagaggagggcagagggcctCGGGACGGGGGTGTTCAGCTCG ggaactctgccagAACTCAGTGCACAGCAGACCAGAAGCCAGCCTCAGGATGAGTCCCCAGGACTTGCCCTCCAGGAGGCCAGGGACGCAGGACACCAGACCCAGGCAGATGGCCCCTGCACCGAGCCTAGTGGCCTGAGCCCCGTGACCCCTGGGCCCAGTGATGTGGGTCCTCAGCCCTCTGTCTCCACCAGCGCCTCCCCAGAGTCGGGGATGGTGCCCTCTGCCTCAGAGAGGGCTGGCCAGGACCACCTGTCAGAGCCTAGGACCAGTGTGCCCAAGGGTGGAAGCACAGAGGAGGGTTGGGCTCCAGGCAATCACGGTCAGAAAGGGCCCCTGCCAGGCAGTGATgctgaagagacagagccagaaCGGGAAGCCCCCCAGCAGGGAGGTACCCCAGGGCTAGCAGGGGCTGATCTACTTGAGGGGCAGCGGGAGGAAGGAGGTAGCCTCCTGGGCCCTCCTCGCCCCCTGCAGACCCTCGGCAGGGAAGCAGAGTGGAGCTGGAGCGGCCCTCGGTGCCCTCCGCTTGGGACCATTGTTATCGCAGATGTGAACACAGACCCTGCTGAGCCAGAACACAGGGCTCTGAGGGGGGCTGGGCCAGACGGGGAGGTCAGTGCCAGGGTGCCCACCTCACCCAGCGGGAAGGCGCCCGATGCAGGTCACAGCAGGGCCCTGCTCAGCTGCACGCCTCTCACTGGGGTGACCggtggaggcagaggagaggcaCAGCGGGAAGACGAGCCCCCTGATGACATCCTGGGGTGCTTTGCAGCCTTCCTGCCTCTGCTTCATGAGACCCAAGAACCCACACTAGGAGCTGGGGACCCCAGCCCTTCAGCCTTAGAAACGGGCCCAGATGGTGGTCAGAGCCAGGTGCCAGGCCCGGATCAGGAGGGCTTGGGAGGTGTGTGCTCGCAGCCTTGGCTGTCACAACCTACAGGGGAAAAGGCAGCTGAGCGAGGGAGCCCGAGCCACAAGCAGGACCTCAAGGGGCTCAGTTTGTCCCCCAGAGCGTGTGCTGCGTCGATGGACCAAGAAGCAGTGGGCGGCCCTCCCCAGGATGCTGGGGCAGGCCAGGGCAACCCAGACACCCCCACTGGCCCCGTAGGCCAGCCCTGGCGCCCTGCTGACTCTTCCAAGCAGGCCATCTGGGAGGGGTCACCAGCCATGGAACTCGACTTCCTGCCAGACAGCCAAATACAGGATGCCCTGGAAGCCCATGGCTTTGAAGCCCCACCGGAGCAG ttgtttcctGCAGGAGGCGAGCTGGACCCCTGCTGGCCTGGCACCGACCCACGTGCAGACAGAGGCTCCCTTGCTGAGGCCCAGCCGAG GACACGAGTGGGGATCAAGAGCTGCGAAGCCGCCAGCATGGAGGATGCGACAGAGACTGTGTGCGGCCTGGTCATGGAGCTCTCCAACCTGAA CCGGCTGATTATGAGTGCCCACCGGGATCTGGAGACCTTCAAGCGCGTCAGCTACTACCGGAAAGCAAAGCCAGCCGGGAAGGCCCCCACACCCTACACCGCAAAGGGGGCGGGGACCCTTGCCCGAGGGGAGCAGTCCTGGAGGGATCTGTAG
- the BRME1 gene encoding break repair meiotic recombinase recruitment factor 1 isoform X3: MSKRKKLRTSGREGLHLPKLPKNPRIEDSDRATSQSSMLDYLHHPEESEGGSGLTPSAEQSGEEPGQAASSSPDNEADAPSRLLGQPEKEPVPLAPSQNSVGRFVPQFAKPRKTVTRQAERRAEGLGTGVFSSGTLPELSAQQTRSQPQDESPGLALQEARDAGHQTQADGPCTEPSGLSPVTPGPSDAIWEGSPAMELDFLPDSQIQDALEAHGFEAPPEQLFPAGGELDPCWPGTDPRADRGSLAEAQPRTRVGIKSCEAASMEDATETVCGLVMELSNLNRLIMSAHRDLETFKRVSYYRKAKPAGKAPTPYTAKGAGTLARGEQSWRDL; the protein is encoded by the exons GAAGGGAAGGACTCCATCTTCCGAAACTTCCAAAGAACCCAAGGATAGAAGACTCTGACAGGGCCACCAGCCAGAGTTCCATGTTAGACTATTTGCATCACCCTGAAGAATCAGAAGGCGGATCAGGACTCACTCCCTCTGCAGAGCAGAGTGGGGAGGAACCAGGACAGGCAGCCTCCAG CTCTCCTGATAATGAAGCAGAtgctccctccaggctccttgggCAGCCGGAAAAGGAGCCAGTGCCCCTTGCTCCTTCCCAG AACTCAGTGGGGAGGTTCGTCCCCCAGTTTGCAAAACCCAGGAAGACAGTGACGAGACAAgcagagaggagggcagagggcctCGGGACGGGGGTGTTCAGCTCG ggaactctgccagAACTCAGTGCACAGCAGACCAGAAGCCAGCCTCAGGATGAGTCCCCAGGACTTGCCCTCCAGGAGGCCAGGGACGCAGGACACCAGACCCAGGCAGATGGCCCCTGCACCGAGCCTAGTGGCCTGAGCCCCGTGACCCCTGGGCCCAGTGAT GCCATCTGGGAGGGGTCACCAGCCATGGAACTCGACTTCCTGCCAGACAGCCAAATACAGGATGCCCTGGAAGCCCATGGCTTTGAAGCCCCACCGGAGCAG ttgtttcctGCAGGAGGCGAGCTGGACCCCTGCTGGCCTGGCACCGACCCACGTGCAGACAGAGGCTCCCTTGCTGAGGCCCAGCCGAG GACACGAGTGGGGATCAAGAGCTGCGAAGCCGCCAGCATGGAGGATGCGACAGAGACTGTGTGCGGCCTGGTCATGGAGCTCTCCAACCTGAA CCGGCTGATTATGAGTGCCCACCGGGATCTGGAGACCTTCAAGCGCGTCAGCTACTACCGGAAAGCAAAGCCAGCCGGGAAGGCCCCCACACCCTACACCGCAAAGGGGGCGGGGACCCTTGCCCGAGGGGAGCAGTCCTGGAGGGATCTGTAG
- the BRME1 gene encoding break repair meiotic recombinase recruitment factor 1 isoform X2, producing the protein MSKRKKLRTSGREGLHLPKLPKNPRIEDSDRATSQSSMLDYLHHPEESEGGSGLTPSAEQSGEEPGQAASSSPDNEADAPSRLLGQPEKEPVPLAPSQGTLPELSAQQTRSQPQDESPGLALQEARDAGHQTQADGPCTEPSGLSPVTPGPSDVGPQPSVSTSASPESGMVPSASERAGQDHLSEPRTSVPKGGSTEEGWAPGNHGQKGPLPGSDAEETEPEREAPQQGGTPGLAGADLLEGQREEGGSLLGPPRPLQTLGREAEWSWSGPRCPPLGTIVIADVNTDPAEPEHRALRGAGPDGEVSARVPTSPSGKAPDAGHSRALLSCTPLTGVTGGGRGEAQREDEPPDDILGCFAAFLPLLHETQEPTLGAGDPSPSALETGPDGGQSQVPGPDQEGLGGVCSQPWLSQPTGEKAAERGSPSHKQDLKGLSLSPRACAASMDQEAVGGPPQDAGAGQGNPDTPTGPVGQPWRPADSSKQAIWEGSPAMELDFLPDSQIQDALEAHGFEAPPEQLFPAGGELDPCWPGTDPRADRGSLAEAQPRTRVGIKSCEAASMEDATETVCGLVMELSNLNRLIMSAHRDLETFKRVSYYRKAKPAGKAPTPYTAKGAGTLARGEQSWRDL; encoded by the exons GAAGGGAAGGACTCCATCTTCCGAAACTTCCAAAGAACCCAAGGATAGAAGACTCTGACAGGGCCACCAGCCAGAGTTCCATGTTAGACTATTTGCATCACCCTGAAGAATCAGAAGGCGGATCAGGACTCACTCCCTCTGCAGAGCAGAGTGGGGAGGAACCAGGACAGGCAGCCTCCAG CTCTCCTGATAATGAAGCAGAtgctccctccaggctccttgggCAGCCGGAAAAGGAGCCAGTGCCCCTTGCTCCTTCCCAG ggaactctgccagAACTCAGTGCACAGCAGACCAGAAGCCAGCCTCAGGATGAGTCCCCAGGACTTGCCCTCCAGGAGGCCAGGGACGCAGGACACCAGACCCAGGCAGATGGCCCCTGCACCGAGCCTAGTGGCCTGAGCCCCGTGACCCCTGGGCCCAGTGATGTGGGTCCTCAGCCCTCTGTCTCCACCAGCGCCTCCCCAGAGTCGGGGATGGTGCCCTCTGCCTCAGAGAGGGCTGGCCAGGACCACCTGTCAGAGCCTAGGACCAGTGTGCCCAAGGGTGGAAGCACAGAGGAGGGTTGGGCTCCAGGCAATCACGGTCAGAAAGGGCCCCTGCCAGGCAGTGATgctgaagagacagagccagaaCGGGAAGCCCCCCAGCAGGGAGGTACCCCAGGGCTAGCAGGGGCTGATCTACTTGAGGGGCAGCGGGAGGAAGGAGGTAGCCTCCTGGGCCCTCCTCGCCCCCTGCAGACCCTCGGCAGGGAAGCAGAGTGGAGCTGGAGCGGCCCTCGGTGCCCTCCGCTTGGGACCATTGTTATCGCAGATGTGAACACAGACCCTGCTGAGCCAGAACACAGGGCTCTGAGGGGGGCTGGGCCAGACGGGGAGGTCAGTGCCAGGGTGCCCACCTCACCCAGCGGGAAGGCGCCCGATGCAGGTCACAGCAGGGCCCTGCTCAGCTGCACGCCTCTCACTGGGGTGACCggtggaggcagaggagaggcaCAGCGGGAAGACGAGCCCCCTGATGACATCCTGGGGTGCTTTGCAGCCTTCCTGCCTCTGCTTCATGAGACCCAAGAACCCACACTAGGAGCTGGGGACCCCAGCCCTTCAGCCTTAGAAACGGGCCCAGATGGTGGTCAGAGCCAGGTGCCAGGCCCGGATCAGGAGGGCTTGGGAGGTGTGTGCTCGCAGCCTTGGCTGTCACAACCTACAGGGGAAAAGGCAGCTGAGCGAGGGAGCCCGAGCCACAAGCAGGACCTCAAGGGGCTCAGTTTGTCCCCCAGAGCGTGTGCTGCGTCGATGGACCAAGAAGCAGTGGGCGGCCCTCCCCAGGATGCTGGGGCAGGCCAGGGCAACCCAGACACCCCCACTGGCCCCGTAGGCCAGCCCTGGCGCCCTGCTGACTCTTCCAAGCAGGCCATCTGGGAGGGGTCACCAGCCATGGAACTCGACTTCCTGCCAGACAGCCAAATACAGGATGCCCTGGAAGCCCATGGCTTTGAAGCCCCACCGGAGCAG ttgtttcctGCAGGAGGCGAGCTGGACCCCTGCTGGCCTGGCACCGACCCACGTGCAGACAGAGGCTCCCTTGCTGAGGCCCAGCCGAG GACACGAGTGGGGATCAAGAGCTGCGAAGCCGCCAGCATGGAGGATGCGACAGAGACTGTGTGCGGCCTGGTCATGGAGCTCTCCAACCTGAA CCGGCTGATTATGAGTGCCCACCGGGATCTGGAGACCTTCAAGCGCGTCAGCTACTACCGGAAAGCAAAGCCAGCCGGGAAGGCCCCCACACCCTACACCGCAAAGGGGGCGGGGACCCTTGCCCGAGGGGAGCAGTCCTGGAGGGATCTGTAG
- the NANOS3 gene encoding nanos homolog 3 isoform X2, which produces MGTFNLWTDYLGLARLVGAQRGEEEPETRLDRQPEPVPEAGGQRPSPESSPAPERLCSFCKHNGESRAIYQSHVLKDEAGRVLCPILRDYVCPQCGATRERAHTRRFCPLTGQGYTSVYSYTTRNSAGKKLVRSDKARTQDPGHGQRRGGGGGGGGGGSKGAGKSSGTPPSFCCPSTSA; this is translated from the exons ATGGGGACCTTCAACCTGTGGACAGACTACTTGGGTTTGGCACGCCTGGTGGGGGCTCAGCGTGGGGAGGAGGAGCCGGAGACCAGGCTGGACCGCCAGCCAGAACCAGTGCCAGAAGCAGGGGGTCAGCGACCCAGCCCTGAGTCCTCACCCGCTCCCGAACGCCTGTGCTCTTTCTGCAAACACAACGGCGAGTCCCGGGCCATCTACCAGTCCCACGTGCTCAAGGATGAAGCGGGCCGGGTGCTGTGCCCCATCCTCCGCGACTACGTGTGCCCCCAGTGCGGTGCCACCCGCGAGCGCGCCCACACTCGCCGCTTCTGCCCGCTCACCGGCCAGGGCTACACCTCCGTCTACAGCTACACCACCCGGAACTCGGCTGGCAAGAAGCTGGTCCGCTCGGACAAGGCGAGGACGCAGGACCCTGGACACGGACAGCGTcgcggcggaggcggcggcggcggcggcggag GTTCCAAAGGTGCCGGGAAGTCTTCTGGAACTCCTCCCTCTTTCTGCTGCCCCTCTACTTCTGCCTAA
- the NANOS3 gene encoding nanos homolog 3 isoform X1 → MGTFNLWTDYLGLARLVGAQRGEEEPETRLDRQPEPVPEAGGQRPSPESSPAPERLCSFCKHNGESRAIYQSHVLKDEAGRVLCPILRDYVCPQCGATRERAHTRRFCPLTGQGYTSVYSYTTRNSAGKKLVRSDKARTQDPGHGQRRGGGGGGGGGGAYAGSKGAGKSSGTPPSFCCPSTSA, encoded by the exons ATGGGGACCTTCAACCTGTGGACAGACTACTTGGGTTTGGCACGCCTGGTGGGGGCTCAGCGTGGGGAGGAGGAGCCGGAGACCAGGCTGGACCGCCAGCCAGAACCAGTGCCAGAAGCAGGGGGTCAGCGACCCAGCCCTGAGTCCTCACCCGCTCCCGAACGCCTGTGCTCTTTCTGCAAACACAACGGCGAGTCCCGGGCCATCTACCAGTCCCACGTGCTCAAGGATGAAGCGGGCCGGGTGCTGTGCCCCATCCTCCGCGACTACGTGTGCCCCCAGTGCGGTGCCACCCGCGAGCGCGCCCACACTCGCCGCTTCTGCCCGCTCACCGGCCAGGGCTACACCTCCGTCTACAGCTACACCACCCGGAACTCGGCTGGCAAGAAGCTGGTCCGCTCGGACAAGGCGAGGACGCAGGACCCTGGACACGGACAGCGTcgcggcggaggcggcggcggcggcggcggaggtgCCTATGCAG GTTCCAAAGGTGCCGGGAAGTCTTCTGGAACTCCTCCCTCTTTCTGCTGCCCCTCTACTTCTGCCTAA
- the NANOS3 gene encoding nanos homolog 3 isoform X3, whose product MGTFNLWTDYLGLARLVGAQRGEEEPETRLDRQPEPVPEAGGQRPSPESSPAPERLCSFCKHNGESRAIYQSHVLKDEAGRVLCPILRDYVCPQCGATRERAHTRRFCPLTGQGYTSVYSYTTRNSAGKKLVRSDKARTQDPGHGQRRGGGGGGGGGSKGAGKSSGTPPSFCCPSTSA is encoded by the exons ATGGGGACCTTCAACCTGTGGACAGACTACTTGGGTTTGGCACGCCTGGTGGGGGCTCAGCGTGGGGAGGAGGAGCCGGAGACCAGGCTGGACCGCCAGCCAGAACCAGTGCCAGAAGCAGGGGGTCAGCGACCCAGCCCTGAGTCCTCACCCGCTCCCGAACGCCTGTGCTCTTTCTGCAAACACAACGGCGAGTCCCGGGCCATCTACCAGTCCCACGTGCTCAAGGATGAAGCGGGCCGGGTGCTGTGCCCCATCCTCCGCGACTACGTGTGCCCCCAGTGCGGTGCCACCCGCGAGCGCGCCCACACTCGCCGCTTCTGCCCGCTCACCGGCCAGGGCTACACCTCCGTCTACAGCTACACCACCCGGAACTCGGCTGGCAAGAAGCTGGTCCGCTCGGACAAGGCGAGGACGCAGGACCCTGGACACGGACAGCGTcgcggcggaggcggcggcggcggcgg AGGTTCCAAAGGTGCCGGGAAGTCTTCTGGAACTCCTCCCTCTTTCTGCTGCCCCTCTACTTCTGCCTAA